A section of the Rhodobacter sp. genome encodes:
- the infA gene encoding translation initiation factor IF-1, protein MAKEDTLEFPGVVKELLPNATFRVELENGHMIIATMAGKMRKNRIRVLAGDRVQVEMTPYDLSKGRINYRFK, encoded by the coding sequence ATGGCCAAGGAAGACACGCTCGAATTTCCCGGTGTCGTCAAGGAACTCCTGCCGAACGCGACATTCAGGGTCGAGCTGGAAAACGGCCATATGATTATTGCGACGATGGCAGGCAAGATGCGCAAGAACCGCATCCGCGTCCTGGCGGGCGACCGCGTTCAGGTCGAGATGACCCCCTACGATCTGTCCAAGGGCCGGATCAACTATCGCTTCAAGTGA
- a CDS encoding arylesterase, whose protein sequence is MKSILCNASSGYGVARRAGKRLPALIFMLFAAAVAVSAASGARARDLTVTALGDSLTAGYGLEQGQGLVPQLQAWLDAQGRAVRVVNAGVSGDTTSGGLQRLDWVLADRPDAMIVALGGNDLLRGIDPALSRANLDAILTRLEAEGIPALLVGLPAPGNYGPAFQSAFAALFPDLAAAHDTLLLPDLLAPIAAARDAGTPVTDLMQGDMIHPNARGVALVVQALGPQVETLLDRVAP, encoded by the coding sequence ATGAAATCAATCCTTTGCAACGCATCCAGCGGATATGGGGTCGCGCGGCGGGCAGGCAAGCGCCTGCCGGCGCTGATTTTCATGCTTTTCGCCGCCGCCGTCGCCGTTTCCGCCGCCTCGGGCGCCCGTGCCCGGGACCTCACCGTCACCGCGCTGGGCGATTCGCTGACAGCGGGCTATGGGCTCGAACAAGGGCAGGGGCTGGTGCCGCAGTTGCAGGCCTGGCTCGATGCGCAGGGCCGCGCGGTCCGCGTCGTCAATGCCGGGGTGTCGGGCGATACCACCTCGGGCGGGCTGCAACGGCTGGACTGGGTGCTCGCCGACCGCCCCGACGCGATGATCGTGGCGCTCGGTGGCAACGACCTGCTGCGAGGCATCGACCCGGCGCTGAGCCGCGCGAATCTCGACGCGATCCTCACCCGCCTCGAGGCCGAGGGCATCCCCGCGCTGCTGGTCGGGCTCCCGGCGCCCGGCAACTACGGCCCCGCGTTCCAAAGCGCCTTCGCCGCGCTCTTTCCGGACCTCGCGGCCGCCCATGACACCCTGCTGCTGCCCGATCTGCTCGCCCCGATCGCCGCGGCACGCGACGCGGGGACGCCGGTCACCGACCTCATGCAGGGCGACATGATCCACCCCAATGCCCGCGGCGTCGCGCTCGTGGTGCAGGCGCTGGGCCCACAGGTCGAAACTCTCCTCGATCGCGTGGCTCCCTGA
- a CDS encoding M24 family metallopeptidase: MTAAERPAFYRFHQGSRVLPFAAEEYDTRLAGLRAAMADQGVEACVFTSMQAIAYYSGFLYCSFGRPYGLVVTATDSVTISAGIDAGQPWRRCHGDNITYTDWARDNYWRAVRSVTGTGRVIGHEGDHLTLVQSQKLDAFLGPRARVDMAPASMRQRMLKSPAEIALIRAGANTADVGGYAIREAIAPGVREIDVAMAGRDAMEREIARRFPEAEYRDTWVWFQSGLNTDGAHNPVTARRIEAGDILSLNSFPMISGYYTALERTLFARDVDAASLAIWEANVAAHEYGMSLLRPGVSCAEVTAKINDFFAGRDLLQYRTFGYGHSFGVLSHYYGREAGLELREDIDTVLEPGMVISMEPMLTIPEGQPGAGGYREHDILVMTETGAENITHYPYGPGFNVVG; this comes from the coding sequence ATGACGGCGGCGGAACGTCCCGCCTTTTACCGCTTCCATCAGGGGTCGCGCGTGCTGCCCTTCGCCGCCGAGGAATACGACACGCGCCTTGCCGGCCTGCGCGCCGCCATGGCCGACCAGGGGGTCGAAGCCTGCGTGTTCACCTCGATGCAGGCGATCGCCTATTATTCCGGGTTTCTCTATTGCAGCTTTGGTCGGCCCTACGGGCTGGTGGTCACCGCCACCGACAGCGTCACGATCAGCGCCGGCATCGACGCCGGGCAGCCCTGGCGACGGTGCCATGGCGACAACATCACCTATACCGACTGGGCGCGCGACAACTACTGGCGCGCGGTGCGGTCGGTGACGGGGACCGGGCGGGTGATCGGCCATGAGGGCGACCACCTGACCCTGGTGCAGTCGCAAAAGCTGGACGCGTTCCTGGGGCCACGCGCGCGGGTGGACATGGCCCCCGCGTCGATGCGCCAGAGGATGCTGAAATCGCCCGCCGAGATCGCCCTGATCCGGGCCGGGGCGAACACCGCCGACGTGGGCGGCTACGCGATTCGCGAAGCGATCGCGCCGGGTGTGCGCGAGATCGACGTGGCGATGGCCGGGCGCGACGCGATGGAGCGCGAGATCGCCCGGCGGTTCCCCGAAGCCGAGTATCGCGACACCTGGGTCTGGTTCCAGTCGGGTCTCAACACCGACGGCGCGCACAACCCGGTCACCGCGCGGCGGATCGAGGCGGGCGACATCCTGTCGCTGAACAGCTTTCCGATGATCTCGGGCTATTACACGGCGCTGGAGCGGACGTTGTTCGCGCGCGACGTGGACGCCGCCTCGCTGGCGATCTGGGAGGCGAATGTGGCGGCGCATGAATACGGCATGAGCCTGCTGCGGCCCGGGGTCTCGTGCGCCGAGGTCACGGCGAAGATCAACGACTTTTTCGCCGGGCGCGACCTGCTGCAATATCGCACCTTTGGCTATGGCCATTCCTTCGGCGTGCTGTCGCATTATTACGGGCGCGAGGCGGGGCTGGAGCTGCGCGAGGACATCGACACCGTGCTGGAGCCCGGGATGGTGATCTCGATGGAGCCGATGCTGACGATCCCCGAGGGGCAGCCGGGCGCGGGTGGATACCGCGAGCACGACATTCTGGTGATGACCGAAACCGGCGCCGAGAACATCACGCATTATCCCTATGGGCCGGGGTTCAACGTGGTCGGGTGA
- a CDS encoding low molecular weight phosphatase family protein, whose protein sequence is MDQGFPQSVLFCCDHNSVRSPMAEGFMKKLYGQRAYVQSAGVHGETDIDGFAVAVSAEKGVSLDRHRTRSFDEMQEWGDDLSGFDLIVALSPASQRAALELTRYAHVNVEYWPIMDPTGLGETRETKLQAYRQTRDQIVHRMQERFGPPTA, encoded by the coding sequence TTGGACCAGGGTTTCCCCCAGTCTGTCCTGTTCTGCTGCGACCACAACTCGGTCCGCTCGCCCATGGCCGAAGGCTTCATGAAAAAGCTCTACGGTCAGCGCGCCTATGTGCAGTCCGCAGGCGTGCATGGTGAAACGGACATCGACGGTTTCGCTGTCGCCGTCAGCGCCGAGAAAGGCGTGTCGCTGGACCGCCACCGCACCCGCAGTTTCGACGAGATGCAGGAATGGGGCGACGATCTTTCCGGCTTCGATCTGATCGTCGCGCTCAGCCCTGCCAGCCAGCGCGCGGCGCTGGAACTGACGCGCTACGCGCATGTGAACGTCGAATACTGGCCGATCATGGACCCCACCGGCCTGGGCGAAACCCGCGAGACAAAGCTACAGGCCTATCGTCAGACCCGCGACCAGATCGTGCACCGGATGCAGGAACGCTTCGGGCCGCCCACGGCCTGA
- a CDS encoding drug:proton antiporter, whose translation MRSAARLARRELRGGIAGFRIFLLCLILGVGAIAAVGSVRAAIETGLQREGRALLGGDAELRLTYRFASEAERAWLTRESAIWGEVVDFRSMAVTPGGERALTQVKAVDASWPLVGAPQLEPAMPMAEVLAGRDGLPGGAMDPILIDRLGLRPGDHFRLGTQDFVLMAAVLREPDSVGGGFGLGPRTLVATDALREAGLLGAGSLFDTSYRLVLRAGDTPARVRQSLIDTFHDAGIRWRDSSRAEPGVARFVDRIGAFLVLVGLAGLAVGGIGISAAVRAYLDAKTGVIATLKTLGAEGRVIFATYLMQIGVLTALGVTLGVALGAGAVLVAAPLVQDRLPVPLAVGLYPGPLAEAALYGVLTALVFTLWPLARVERVRAAALFRGIGVEARAWPRPGPLLALALATAALVAAAVWFSDAWQLALGAAAGIAGALVLLWLVAQGLRGVARRLARSRMLRGRPALRLAIAAVGNPREGAVAVVLSLGLGLSVLAAVGQIDANLRGAITTQMPARAPSFFFLDIQPGQLATFTERLGAFDGVADIETAPQLRGVISAINGRPAREYGSHWVLRGDRGVTFAEDQGSYRLTEGTWWPAGYDGPPLISFGAEEGAELGLKLGDTITVNVLGRDITGTIANFRDLDFRTGGIGFVMVFSPGAFQGAPYTLIATARAPAGSDGAILRALGEAFPNVTAIPIREAAARVGEALAGLAAATSLAALATLATGFVVLVGAAAAGERARLFEAAVLKTLGATRATVLASFALRSALMGAAAGLVAIGAGALAAWAVLVPVMELEFHLAWGPAVLIVSGGVAAVLATGALFALRPLAARPAGVLRANG comes from the coding sequence CTGCGGTCGGCCGCCCGTCTGGCCCGGCGCGAATTGCGCGGGGGCATCGCCGGGTTCCGCATCTTTCTGCTGTGCCTGATCCTGGGCGTGGGGGCGATTGCCGCCGTGGGATCGGTGCGCGCCGCGATCGAGACCGGGTTGCAGCGCGAAGGTCGCGCGCTGCTGGGAGGCGACGCCGAACTGCGGCTGACCTATCGCTTTGCCAGCGAGGCCGAGCGCGCCTGGCTGACCCGCGAAAGCGCCATCTGGGGCGAGGTGGTCGATTTCCGGTCGATGGCGGTCACGCCCGGGGGCGAGCGCGCGCTGACGCAGGTCAAGGCGGTCGATGCAAGCTGGCCGCTGGTCGGCGCCCCGCAACTGGAGCCCGCGATGCCGATGGCCGAGGTCCTCGCCGGGCGCGACGGGCTGCCGGGCGGCGCGATGGACCCGATCCTGATCGACAGGCTGGGCCTGCGTCCGGGCGATCATTTCCGGCTGGGCACGCAGGATTTCGTGCTGATGGCGGCGGTCCTGCGCGAACCGGATTCGGTCGGCGGGGGCTTTGGCCTGGGGCCGCGCACGCTGGTGGCGACGGACGCGCTGCGCGAGGCGGGGCTGCTGGGCGCGGGCTCGTTGTTCGACACGTCGTATCGCCTGGTCCTGCGCGCCGGCGACACGCCCGCGCGGGTGCGCCAGAGCCTGATCGACACCTTCCACGACGCCGGTATCCGCTGGCGCGATTCGAGCCGGGCGGAACCCGGTGTGGCGCGGTTCGTGGACCGGATCGGTGCCTTTCTGGTGCTGGTCGGGCTGGCCGGGCTGGCGGTCGGCGGGATCGGCATCTCGGCCGCTGTGCGGGCCTATCTGGATGCCAAGACGGGCGTCATCGCCACGTTGAAGACGCTGGGCGCCGAGGGGCGCGTCATCTTCGCGACCTATCTGATGCAGATCGGGGTGCTGACGGCGCTGGGCGTGACGCTGGGCGTCGCGCTGGGGGCAGGCGCGGTGCTGGTCGCGGCGCCGCTGGTGCAGGACCGGCTGCCGGTGCCGTTGGCGGTGGGCCTCTATCCCGGACCGTTGGCCGAGGCCGCGCTCTACGGTGTTCTGACGGCCTTGGTGTTCACCCTGTGGCCCCTGGCCCGGGTCGAGCGGGTGCGCGCCGCCGCCCTGTTTCGCGGCATTGGCGTCGAGGCCCGGGCCTGGCCCAGGCCCGGCCCGCTTCTGGCGTTGGCGCTGGCCACGGCGGCGCTGGTGGCGGCGGCGGTGTGGTTCTCGGATGCCTGGCAACTGGCGCTGGGGGCTGCGGCCGGAATCGCCGGGGCGCTGGTCCTGCTGTGGCTGGTGGCGCAGGGGTTGCGCGGGGTGGCGCGACGTCTGGCACGCAGCCGGATGCTGCGCGGACGGCCCGCGCTGCGGCTGGCGATCGCGGCCGTGGGCAACCCGCGCGAGGGGGCGGTGGCCGTGGTGCTGTCGCTGGGACTGGGCCTGAGCGTGCTGGCCGCGGTGGGGCAGATCGACGCCAATCTGCGCGGTGCGATCACCACGCAGATGCCGGCCCGGGCGCCCTCGTTCTTCTTTCTGGACATCCAGCCCGGTCAACTGGCGACCTTCACCGAACGTCTCGGGGCGTTCGACGGGGTCGCGGATATCGAAACCGCGCCGCAATTGCGCGGTGTCATTAGCGCCATCAACGGCCGCCCGGCACGCGAATACGGCAGCCACTGGGTGCTGCGGGGCGACCGGGGCGTGACCTTTGCCGAGGATCAGGGCTCCTATCGGCTGACCGAGGGCACCTGGTGGCCCGCCGGATACGATGGCCCGCCGCTCATCAGTTTCGGCGCCGAGGAAGGCGCGGAACTGGGGTTGAAACTGGGCGACACGATCACCGTGAACGTGCTGGGCCGCGACATCACCGGCACCATCGCCAATTTTCGCGACCTGGATTTCCGCACCGGCGGCATCGGTTTTGTCATGGTGTTCAGCCCCGGCGCCTTTCAGGGCGCGCCCTATACGCTGATCGCGACGGCGCGCGCACCCGCCGGCAGCGACGGGGCGATCCTGCGCGCCCTGGGCGAGGCGTTTCCCAACGTCACGGCGATCCCGATCCGCGAGGCGGCCGCGCGGGTGGGCGAGGCGCTGGCAGGGCTGGCGGCGGCGACCTCGCTGGCGGCTCTGGCGACGCTGGCCACCGGCTTTGTCGTGCTGGTCGGGGCGGCCGCGGCGGGCGAGCGCGCGCGATTGTTCGAGGCGGCGGTTCTGAAGACGCTGGGCGCCACCCGCGCCACGGTTCTGGCCAGTTTCGCGCTGCGCTCGGCGTTGATGGGCGCGGCGGCGGGGTTGGTCGCCATCGGCGCGGGGGCGTTGGCGGCCTGGGCGGTCCTGGTGCCGGTGATGGAGCTGGAGTTCCACCTGGCCTGGGGTCCGGCGGTGCTGATCGTGTCGGGGGGCGTCGCGGCGGTGCTGGCGACGGGTGCGCTGTTCGCGTTGAGGCCGCTGGCGGCACGCCCGGCCGGAGTGTTGCGGGCGAACGGGTGA
- a CDS encoding nuclear transport factor 2 family protein — MTPADTARATLQAYYDAFNRGDTAAMIDCLHDDFTHHVNEGAARPGKQAFADFCAHMSETYRETLTDLVVFASADGGRGAAEFTVNGTYLQTDPGLPEAHGQTYVLPAGGFFTLKDGRITRVTTYYNLQDWIRQVSA; from the coding sequence ATGACCCCAGCCGATACCGCCCGAGCGACCCTTCAGGCCTATTACGACGCGTTCAACCGCGGCGACACCGCGGCCATGATCGACTGTCTGCACGACGATTTCACCCATCATGTCAACGAGGGCGCGGCGCGGCCGGGCAAGCAGGCCTTTGCCGATTTCTGCGCGCACATGTCCGAAACCTACCGCGAAACGCTGACGGACCTGGTGGTCTTTGCCAGCGCCGATGGCGGGCGTGGCGCGGCGGAATTCACAGTCAACGGCACCTATCTTCAGACCGACCCCGGCCTGCCCGAGGCCCACGGCCAGACCTATGTGCTGCCGGCGGGCGGGTTCTTCACGCTCAAGGACGGGCGCATCACCCGGGTGACGACCTATTACAACCTGCAAGACTGGATCCGGCAGGTCAGCGCATGA
- a CDS encoding carbon-nitrogen hydrolase family protein, with amino-acid sequence MTIAAAAYPLDWFDDFAGFEAKAAHWVAEAAGQGAQLLVFPEYGAMELASLGGPAIAADLEGALSEVARHRPRVDALFARLAAEHGVHILGPSGPVFTGNRPVNRATLFGPGGVIGHQDKQIMTRFEREAWDVVPGADGLAVFDTELGRLGVVICYDSEFPLLGRALAEAGVEILLAPSCTESLAGFTRVRVGSMARALENQCAVVHAPLVGNAAWCVGVEDSTGRASIYGPPDRDWPAEGILAEGRMDAPGWVLATVSRDLVARTRADGGVLNLAHWPEQADRLATPLRVIGAV; translated from the coding sequence GTGACCATTGCCGCCGCCGCCTATCCGCTGGACTGGTTCGACGATTTCGCCGGGTTCGAGGCCAAGGCCGCGCATTGGGTGGCCGAAGCCGCGGGGCAGGGCGCGCAGCTTCTGGTCTTTCCCGAATACGGCGCGATGGAGCTGGCCAGCCTGGGCGGGCCGGCCATCGCCGCCGATCTCGAAGGGGCGCTGTCCGAGGTCGCGCGTCACCGGCCCCGGGTGGATGCGTTGTTTGCCCGCCTCGCTGCCGAGCACGGGGTGCATATCCTCGGCCCGTCGGGACCCGTGTTCACGGGCAACCGTCCGGTCAACCGCGCCACCCTGTTCGGCCCCGGCGGCGTGATCGGCCACCAGGACAAGCAGATCATGACCCGCTTCGAACGCGAGGCGTGGGACGTGGTCCCAGGGGCCGACGGTTTGGCCGTGTTCGACACCGAGCTGGGGCGCCTGGGTGTCGTCATCTGCTATGACAGCGAATTCCCGCTGCTGGGCCGCGCCCTGGCCGAGGCCGGGGTCGAGATCCTGCTGGCGCCCTCGTGCACCGAGTCGCTGGCGGGTTTCACGCGGGTGCGGGTCGGATCGATGGCGCGCGCGCTGGAAAACCAGTGCGCCGTGGTCCACGCGCCCCTGGTCGGGAACGCCGCGTGGTGCGTCGGAGTCGAGGACAGCACCGGCCGCGCGTCGATCTATGGGCCCCCGGACCGCGACTGGCCGGCCGAGGGGATCCTGGCCGAGGGTCGGATGGACGCACCCGGCTGGGTTCTGGCCACCGTCTCGCGCGATCTGGTGGCCCGGACGCGCGCTGATGGCGGCGTCCTGAACCTGGCGCACTGGCCCGAGCAGGCCGACCGGCTGGCCACGCCCCTCAGGGTGATCGGGGCGGTCTGA
- a CDS encoding phosphoribosyl-ATP diphosphatase: MSAIARLAATVESRKGADPETSWTAKLFAKGPEKCAEKFGEEAIEAVIEAVRGDRARLTAEAADVVFHLLVMCAARGVTLADIEAELTRREGTSGLAEKAARGASAQ, from the coding sequence ATGAGCGCCATCGCCCGGCTTGCCGCCACGGTCGAGTCCCGCAAGGGTGCCGACCCCGAAACCTCATGGACCGCCAAGCTGTTCGCGAAGGGCCCCGAGAAATGCGCCGAGAAATTCGGCGAAGAGGCCATCGAGGCGGTGATCGAGGCCGTCCGCGGCGACCGCGCCCGCCTGACGGCCGAGGCCGCCGACGTGGTCTTTCACCTGTTGGTGATGTGCGCGGCACGCGGCGTGACCCTGGCCGATATCGAGGCCGAACTGACCCGCCGCGAGGGGACCTCGGGCCTGGCCGAAAAGGCCGCGCGCGGGGCGTCAGCCCAATAG
- the hisF gene encoding imidazole glycerol phosphate synthase subunit HisF has protein sequence MLKTRIIPCLDVADGRVVKGVNFVNLIDAGDPVEAAKAYDAAGADELCFLDIHATHENRGTMFDLVTRTAEQCFMPLTVGGGVRSHHDVRALLLAGADKVSFNSAAVANPDVVAEAADRFGSQCIVVAIDAKTVAPGRWEIFTHGGRRSTGIDAVEFARTVAARGAGEILLTSMDRDGTKSGFNLPLTRAIADAVEIPVIASGGVGTLDHLVEGVTQGHASAVLAASIFHFGTYTIGQAKAHMAAAGIPVRL, from the coding sequence ATGCTGAAGACCCGCATCATTCCCTGCCTGGACGTGGCCGACGGCCGCGTCGTCAAGGGCGTCAATTTTGTCAATCTGATCGATGCCGGCGACCCGGTCGAGGCGGCCAAGGCCTACGATGCCGCCGGCGCGGACGAATTGTGCTTTCTGGACATCCACGCCACGCACGAGAATCGCGGCACCATGTTCGACCTGGTCACCCGCACGGCCGAGCAATGCTTCATGCCGCTGACCGTGGGCGGCGGCGTGCGCAGCCACCACGACGTGCGCGCGCTGCTTCTGGCGGGGGCCGACAAGGTCAGCTTCAACTCGGCCGCCGTGGCCAACCCCGATGTCGTGGCCGAGGCCGCCGACCGCTTCGGCAGCCAGTGCATCGTCGTCGCCATCGACGCCAAGACGGTCGCACCGGGCCGGTGGGAAATCTTCACCCACGGCGGGCGCCGGTCCACCGGCATCGACGCGGTCGAATTCGCCCGCACCGTGGCGGCCAGGGGGGCGGGCGAAATCCTGCTCACCTCGATGGACCGCGACGGCACGAAATCGGGTTTCAACCTGCCGCTGACCCGCGCCATCGCCGACGCGGTCGAGATCCCGGTCATCGCCTCGGGCGGCGTCGGCACGCTGGACCACCTGGTCGAGGGGGTGACGCAGGGGCACGCTTCGGCGGTGCTGGCGGCCTCGATCTTCCACTTCGGAACCTATACCATCGGCCAGGCCAAGGCCCATATGGCCGCCGCCGGCATCCCCGTCCGGCTCTGA
- a CDS encoding UPF0262 family protein, which yields MNRICHIDIDESDLPAPTPEMEQERRVAVFDLLEDNSFALPARDDRTVPQGPYRLALAIRDRRLVVDIAQEAGDKVAEFHLSLGPFRQVIKDYDQICASYFDAVKRLPPSQIEAIDMARRGIHNEGARVLQERLEGKAEIDLDTARRLFTLISVLNHGS from the coding sequence ATGAACCGCATCTGCCATATCGACATCGACGAATCCGATCTGCCCGCCCCCACGCCCGAGATGGAACAGGAGCGTCGCGTCGCGGTGTTCGACCTGCTCGAGGACAACAGCTTTGCCCTGCCGGCCCGCGACGACCGCACCGTGCCCCAGGGGCCCTACAGGCTGGCACTGGCAATCCGCGATCGGCGGCTGGTGGTCGATATCGCGCAAGAGGCCGGCGACAAGGTGGCGGAATTCCACCTGTCCCTGGGTCCGTTCCGGCAGGTCATCAAGGATTACGACCAGATCTGCGCCAGCTATTTCGACGCCGTCAAACGCCTGCCCCCCAGCCAGATCGAAGCGATCGACATGGCCCGGCGCGGGATCCACAACGAGGGCGCGCGCGTCTTGCAAGAGCGGCTCGAAGGCAAGGCCGAAATCGACCTCGATACCGCGCGGCGCCTTTTCACCCTGATTTCCGTCCTTAACCACGGGTCGTGA
- a CDS encoding ATP-binding cassette domain-containing protein: MTEPVLSLEDARLTLQGNAGPVEILKGISLQVEAGQSLGLVGPSGSGKSSLLMLMGGLERATGGRVLALGQDLGVMDEDALARFRRGTMGVVFQSFHLIPTMTALENVAVPLELAGRRDAFDAAEAELEAVGLAARRHHYPAQLSGGEQQRVALARAAAPRPALLLADEPTGNLDGTNGQAIMDLLFGLRDRHGATLVLVTHAPELAARCDRVAHLRDGRIERLEAGA; encoded by the coding sequence ATGACCGAACCCGTTCTGTCCCTCGAGGATGCAAGGCTGACCTTGCAGGGCAATGCCGGCCCTGTCGAGATCCTGAAGGGCATCTCGCTGCAAGTTGAGGCCGGGCAGTCGCTGGGTCTGGTGGGGCCTTCGGGGTCCGGAAAGTCCTCGCTTCTGATGCTGATGGGGGGGCTTGAGCGGGCCACCGGGGGGCGGGTTCTGGCGCTGGGCCAGGACCTGGGCGTGATGGACGAGGACGCGCTGGCCCGGTTCCGGCGGGGCACGATGGGGGTGGTGTTCCAGAGCTTTCACCTGATCCCGACGATGACCGCGCTGGAGAATGTCGCCGTGCCGCTGGAACTGGCCGGCCGGCGCGACGCGTTTGACGCCGCCGAGGCCGAACTGGAGGCCGTGGGCCTGGCCGCGCGGCGGCACCATTATCCGGCGCAACTGTCGGGCGGCGAGCAGCAGCGCGTGGCCCTGGCGCGCGCCGCGGCGCCGCGCCCGGCGTTGCTGCTGGCGGACGAGCCGACCGGCAATCTGGACGGGACGAACGGTCAGGCGATCATGGACCTGTTGTTCGGGCTGAGGGACCGCCACGGGGCGACGCTGGTTCTGGTCACGCACGCCCCCGAGCTGGCGGCGCGTTGCGACCGGGTGGCGCATCTGCGCGACGGCCGAATCGAGCGGCTGGAGGCCGGCGCATGA
- a CDS encoding GNAT family N-acetyltransferase yields the protein MRVQALSGAALEAALDDVARLRIAVFRDWPYLYDGDLDYERAYLAPYRDNPRAVLAGAFDGPRLVGAATGTPMEDHAEDFAAPFAQTGIPLSDIFYCAESVLLPEFRGQGVGHRFFDIREGQARSLGRPHVAFCAVQRPADHPARPAGYRPLDAFWRARGYAPLPGVIATFRWRDLGDSMDSAKPLQFWMRDLT from the coding sequence ATGAGGGTGCAGGCGCTGTCCGGCGCCGCGCTCGAGGCCGCGCTGGACGATGTCGCACGGCTCAGGATCGCGGTGTTTCGCGACTGGCCCTATCTCTATGACGGCGACCTGGATTACGAGCGCGCCTATCTGGCGCCCTACCGCGACAACCCCCGCGCGGTGCTGGCGGGGGCGTTCGACGGCCCGCGCCTGGTCGGCGCGGCGACCGGCACCCCGATGGAGGATCACGCCGAAGACTTCGCCGCGCCCTTTGCGCAGACCGGGATTCCATTGTCTGACATATTCTATTGTGCTGAATCCGTTTTGCTGCCCGAGTTTCGCGGCCAGGGTGTCGGACATCGGTTTTTTGATATCCGCGAGGGGCAGGCGCGGTCTCTGGGCCGGCCCCATGTCGCATTCTGTGCCGTGCAGCGCCCCGCTGACCATCCCGCGCGTCCGGCCGGCTATCGCCCGCTCGATGCCTTCTGGCGCGCCCGCGGCTACGCGCCCCTGCCCGGCGTGATTGCAACCTTTCGCTGGAGGGATCTGGGCGATAGCATGGACAGCGCGAAACCGCTGCAATTCTGGATGCGAGATCTGACATGA
- the mnmH gene encoding tRNA 2-selenouridine(34) synthase MnmH, with product MQRLTLTAIPDLFTLPYDEVIDVRSPSEYAEDHVPGAVNLPALDDNERARVGTVYVQDSRFLARRMGAALVARNAARHLEGYLADKPADYRPLVYCWRGGQRSGSIALILGQIGWRVGVLEGGWRAWRKLVQQALYEAPFPAPVLVLDGNTGTAKTAILNKVAALGGQVLDLEGLARHRGSLFGLEPGIEQPAQKGFESALALQMARLDPTRPVLVEAESNRIGAIRLPPGLWAAMRAAPRVEIAAPLAARAEWLTRAYADVTGNAGELAARIDALSPYQSRETIAHWQTLAQAGDFAPLAAQLMQAHYDPRYARTRLRQAGTVQQVLTTDSLSDAAQDALARRIAALLG from the coding sequence ATGCAGCGCCTGACCCTCACCGCCATTCCGGATCTTTTCACCCTGCCCTATGACGAGGTGATCGACGTGCGCTCGCCTTCGGAATATGCCGAGGATCATGTGCCGGGGGCGGTGAACCTGCCGGCGCTGGACGACAATGAGCGCGCGCGCGTCGGCACGGTCTATGTGCAGGACAGCCGGTTCCTGGCGCGGCGCATGGGCGCGGCGCTGGTCGCGCGCAACGCCGCGCGGCATCTGGAGGGGTATCTGGCCGACAAGCCGGCCGATTACAGACCCCTGGTCTATTGCTGGCGCGGCGGGCAGCGGTCGGGCTCGATCGCGCTGATCCTGGGGCAGATCGGCTGGCGGGTGGGCGTGCTGGAGGGTGGCTGGCGCGCCTGGCGCAAGCTGGTGCAGCAGGCGCTTTACGAGGCCCCCTTTCCGGCGCCGGTGCTGGTTCTGGACGGCAACACCGGCACCGCCAAGACCGCGATCCTGAACAAGGTGGCGGCGTTGGGCGGGCAGGTGCTGGACCTGGAAGGTCTGGCGCGCCATCGGGGCAGTCTGTTCGGGCTGGAACCCGGGATCGAGCAGCCCGCGCAGAAGGGGTTCGAAAGCGCGCTGGCGCTGCAAATGGCCCGGCTCGACCCCACGCGCCCGGTTCTGGTCGAGGCCGAGTCCAACCGGATCGGCGCGATCCGGCTGCCGCCCGGCCTGTGGGCGGCGATGCGCGCCGCGCCGCGGGTCGAGATTGCCGCGCCACTGGCCGCGCGGGCCGAATGGCTGACGCGGGCCTATGCCGATGTGACGGGCAATGCGGGCGAGTTGGCCGCGCGGATCGACGCGCTGTCGCCCTATCAGTCGCGCGAGACCATCGCCCATTGGCAGACGCTGGCGCAAGCGGGTGATTTCGCGCCGCTCGCCGCGCAACTGATGCAGGCGCATTACGACCCGCGCTATGCCCGCACGCGCCTCAGGCAGGCGGGAACGGTGCAGCAGGTGCTGACGACAGACAGCCTGAGCGACGCCGCGCAGGACGCGCTGGCCCGGCGGATCGCTGCGCTATTGGGCTGA